In the genome of Flavobacteriaceae bacterium YJPT1-3, the window TCAAGACCGATCTCACCTACAATATGTTCGGTCCCGTCAGACCCTGGGATCGATCCAACAACAGAACCGGAGAAGACTTGCGCAGAGCCATGGCTATGAATGCCAATTTACACACCATGATCCAAAGCGGATACTACGATGGCGCTACTACGTATTTTAACGCGAAATACGTGATGTGGCAACTCAACGCCAATGGCAAGCTAACGGACCATTTGAGTTTTAAGGGGTATCGCAGCGGTCACATGATGTACTTACGCACAGAAGATCTAGAAAATGCCAATGAAGATCTACGTGAGTTCATTAAGACCTCCATGCAAAAGATCGCGGATCCCTCGAAGTATTAATCTGGGTCTATGGAAATGGATGGGCTACTCGCTTCAGTGTTCTTTGGCCTCGGGGTAGCCGCTTTTACCCTCTCTACCATTTCCGGTGGAGGTGGCGCATTACTGCTCATTCCATTCACCAATCTGTTCGTTGGTCAGTCACAGGCCGCCCCTATCCTCAATCTGGGTACTTTTATTGGCAGACCGGCTCGATTGCTGCTATTTTGGAAATCGATTCGATGGGATATTTTTTGGTATTATGTACCTGCAGCTGCATTGGGCGCTGTTGTGGCAGCTTACTTTTTCGCTCGGATCCAGGTTCCGCTTTTACAAATTCTTATTGGTGTCTTTTTGATAAGTACCCTGGTTCAATATCGTTTTGGTAAGAAAGAACGCTCCTTCCCCGTCGAGAAATGGTATTTCATTCCCCTGGGATTGTTCATCTCCGGCGTAGGTACCATCACCGGAGGGATGGGGCCCATTCTGAATCCGTTCTACCTGAATATGGGAGTCACCAAAGAAGCACTTATCGCTACCAAGACCGCGAACTCTTTTTTTGTGGGATTGATCCAGATTGGGAGTTATAGCTTTTTTGGCTTGCTCAGCGGAGCTCTATGGGGCTATGGTACGGCCTTAGGCCTGGGAGCCATAGTTGGCAATATACTGGGTAAGCAACTCCTTAAGTCTATGAAACCGATCACTTTTCGCCGCTGGGTGATCGCGATAATGGTCGTTAGCGGACTGCTTTTGCTTTTTCAAGGTGTTCAATCTTACTTATCGTAACTTTAAAAGAAAAAAATGGCAGCCATACTCAAAGTAAAAGAACTTCGTGCGCAATGGGAGACGCAGGACCCATTTCTGTTTTGCGCTTATCATAAAGATCAATACCCATCGGGTAATGAACAACTCGGGCCTTCTGTTTCAGTAGACGACCGGCCTTTGGGGCAGGATTTCGTTGGAAAGGATGGCTGGCGCATGTATCACGGTTCGCGAGTCCCTGGTTTCCCGGCTCACCCCCATAAAGGTTTTGAAACCGTGACTATAGTAGAAGAAGGTTTTGCTGATCACAGTGATTCCCTGGGAGCAGCGGGACGTTTTGGGAATGGAGACGTTCAATGGATGACTGCCGGTAAAGGGGTACAGCACAGTGAAATGTTCCCCTTATTGAATAAAAATAAAGAAAACCCCTTGTTATTGTTTCAAATCTGGCTCAATCTTCCCGCAAGAAGTAAACAGGTTCAACCTCACTACAAAATGCTCTGGAGTGAAGACATCCCAATGCATACCGAAAAGGATGATGCTGGCAAGACCATACAGATCAAGCTCATCGCGGGAAATTACAAAGGCACTAAAGCCTTACCCCCTGCACCGGATAGCTGGGCAGCCACAGAGAAGCATCACGTGAACATCTGGTTGATCGAGATGGAAGCTTCCGCGAAATTTACACTTCCTGCCAATCAGGCGCTTACCAATCGGTCCTTGTTTTTCTACGAAGGTCAGGAACTCCATGCAGAAGACTATACCATTCCCGTAAATCACGGCATTGATCTGGACTCTGATGAGGAGTTTCACATGCAAAATGGAAATGAAACCGCTCGGTTCCTGTACCTGGAAGGACAGCCCATTTGCGAGCCGGTGGCCCAACGAGGTCCGTTTGTGATGAATACCTATCAGGAGATCAATGAAGCTATTCTGGAGTACCAAAAAACAGAATTCGGAGGATGGCCCTGGCCTACTCACGAACCCGTGCATCAGGATGCCCAAGGTCGATTTGCGCGATTTGCCGACGGATCAGAAGTGCTAAAAGACTGATTACGGCACGATTAGAATAAACAATTCTTCATAATTAATTTAGCATTAAAAAGGGGGTTAAGCCCCTTTTTGTGTATTTCATCGATGATTTTATGCACTTTTTCGATAAAAAAACTTGCTAGCTTCTGGATTTCTAGTATATTCGCCCCAGAATTTAACATTTTTACCTAACGAACCCAATCTATCTTCAAGCCTATGAGATGGTTAACCTTCCCCAAACCGGGTAAGCAATTTATCTTGTTTACCCTGTTCTCCATACTTTGCTATGGATCCAGCTTTGCACAATGTGCCGGTACCGATGGTGCCGATACTGTTTGTGACAAAACAGACCCTTCCAATCAGACCTATGATTTAAATCTCCAATTGGGAGGCACTCCCGATCCGGGAGGCACCTGGTCTGATGATGATAACTCCGGCGGACTCGATCCGGCGACAGGTATCCTTAATCTGTGGCAAATCAGTCGCGGGGGTATCTACACCTACACCTATACGGTTGCCGGTGGGGGTGCTTGTACCGATAATGATGCGGTAGTCACCTTAACCCTCGGCTCCTTTGCAGGACAGGATAACAATTCTGCGGTGGCTTGTGATGATGACTCCTCCATTAATCTTTTCTCCTTCGTAGGAAGTGGCCCCAGTCCTACCCTCGACGGTACCTGGACTAGTCCGGATGCCGGTACGGCGCTTTCCGGAAGCAACTTTAATGCTGCAGCTGCTGGGCAGGGGATTTACAATTTCACCTACACTACTCCCGCCATTGGAAGCTGTCCTTCGGACATGTCTACTGTACGGGTTGAAGTATTTCGCGCTCCGGATGCAGGGACACCAGAACCTCCTTTGGTCTTTTGTGAAACGGACGATCTTACGGCCTTCACCAATTATAATCTGAGGAACGAGTTGACGGATGAAGATGGAGGCGGACGCTGGACGGAAAATTCGGGTACCTCGGAAATTAGTGGTCCAACCGATTCCAATATCAATATTGAAAATATACGCGATACCTTTGGACCGGGTATCTATACCTTTACCTATACCGTAGATCCAACTAACCCGATTTGTGCTCAGGCCCAAAGTACGGTGACTATTGAGATCGAAGAAGTTATTGATTTTACGGGGGCCACTTTGGATATTACTGATCCAACCAACGATCCGGAAGCCCTTTGTGTGAGCGATCTTCCGTACACGGTTATCGCACAGATTACCGAAGGAACGACGAATCCTATTCCGGATGGCACTTATGATGTAGAATATCAAACCAGCCCGGCACCCAACGCCGGTTCGGAGACCGTTTCGGTGACTTTCAGCGGCGGTGTGGGCTCCTTTCCCCTGAACTCAACTTTCCTGACCGATGCCGGAACCGTGACTATAGAAGTGATCAGTGTGACTGACCCGGGTACTTCCCTGAACTGCCAACGACCTGTTAGCGGTTTAACGGATGAACTCATCATCAATCCCAATCCGGATCCGTCCGATACGCAAATCGTCGTCACGGAACCTATTTGTGAAGGTGACCCGGCTACAGTAGCACTGAGCGATGCCGGAAATACTCCCGGAATTCAGCTGAGCGATGGTACCTATACCATCGATTACACCCTGACCGGCCCGAGTGGAACCAATACGATAAGTGAAAGCATCACCGTAAGTGGTGGAGCCTCTACCTTCACCATTGCGAGTACTGACTTGCCGGAAGATGGAGCCTACACCATCACCATTACCCAATTTACAGGAGTTGGAGGATGTACGGCTACCTCAAATATCAGCGATGATTTTACCGTGTCTCCATTGCCTGACGCCTCCGCAGTGACGGTCACTATCGATAATGTGTGTGTTGGAGACCCCGTAGAAGTGGTCATCACCGATCCGGGAAGTCCGGCAGCACTGACTGACGGAACCTATGATTTTGAATACGACCTTAGTGGAGCGATCAATCAAAGCGGTCAGGTGGCCACTAATGTGGTCATCACCGGCGGAACAGGAAGTTTCTTCCTGCCCAACGGCATCCTGACTGATGGAAACTCCACCTTGACCCTCACCAATATCACGAACGCAACGACTACTTGTGATGCCATCAATCTAAGCAGTCCGATGGCTTCTTTTGTGATCACCCGCAATCCGGATTTCACCAATAGTGTCATCACGGTGGAGGATGTTTGTCAAAATGAAGACGCCACCGTAACCGTAGAAGATACCGAGGTCAATATCCCGGACGCTACTTACAGTGTGGTCTATGACCTAAGCGGTGCTAACGCCGTGACCAATATTGCCGTGACCGTAACCTTTGCGAACGGAGACGCTACCTTCAGTATACTTGCTTCTCAATTGACCGCTGCCGGTACAACTACCCTCACTTTGACCGATGCGAAAAATGCTTCAGCCGGCTGTGATGATATCGGTTTACCTCGAAGTGTTTCTTTTGAAGTGCTGGAGCGCCCGGTCATTGACAATGCAACCGTGACCGTCGCACAACCCATTTGTGAAGGAGAATCAGCCGCAGTGAACATAGTTGGTGGCAATGTTGCCGATGGAGACTATGAATTGACCTATGATCTGACCGGTGCCAATACAGCAACCGCAGAAACGATCACAGTGACCTTCACTGGTGGGAATACCAGTTTTACGATCAATAGTGCGCTGATCTCCGGAGTAGGAACGACTACCCTGACCATCACCAACATTGTAGATCAAAACTTCCCGAATGCCTGTGACAATACGGTGACCGGTGTGACAACTTCTTTCGAGGTGAGTCCTAATCCGGATACTTCAAACGCCAGTCTTACCTTAGCCGATCCCATTTGTGAAGGCGATGAAGGCCTGGTGACGGTCACCGACACTTCAGGACTGCTTGCGGATGGCGATTACACCATTACCTATGATCTTAGCGGTGCGAATACAGCCACTGCCAATACAGCGAATCTGACCCTGGCTTCCGGAACCGGAAGTTTTGTGATAGCCGCTGCCGATTTAACCAATGTAGGCACGACAACCGTGACCTTTACGACCATAGTAACGCAGGCCACCGGCTGTAGCAGCCCGTCAAGCCTTAGTGGTTCTTTTGAAATTCAACCGATACCTGATCTGAGCGGGGCCTCTGTGAGCATTGCTGATATATGCCTGGAGGACAATGCTACGGCTGTCCTTACGGCTCCGGCACTCGCTGATGGCACTTATGACTTACTATTCTCCCTTTCGGGGAATAACACGGCAACCGACGTATCGGTAAGCGCAACAGCCGCTTCGGGAACATTGAGCTTTACCATCGACAGTAGTTTACTCACTCTCGTGGGAACCACAAACCTGAACCTGACTCAAGTCGCTAATCAGGGCACGGGCTGTCTCGTTTCAGGCCTGACCCTAAGCGATTCTTTTGAAGTATTCCCCTTGCCAGAAATTGATAGTGCCAACCTAAGCGCTTCTGACGAATGTCTGGGAGCCGATGTACTGATCAACCTGACAGGAACCGGCTTGGATGCTGGTGATTATACCTTGACCTATACCTTAAGCGGAGCCAACAGCTCGGGCCCAACTTTGGAATCCATCACAGTTTCCGGAGGAACAGCCTCCTTCACAGTAGCCGCGGCTATGCTACCAAATTCAGGAACGACTACCTTAACCATCGGTAGCACGACCAACACCACTACCGGATGTTCGACCGTGAATAATGCGAGTATTGAGTTTGAAGTATTCCCCTTACCGGTGATCAGTAGTGCTAATGTACGTGTGGAAGACAGCTGTTTGAATACGGCGGCCCTGGTTGAAATCGTAGGTACCGGATTTTCTGATGGCACCTATACATTTTCATATGACCTCAGCGGCGCCAACACCGGAAGCTTTACCTCTACAGATGGGACCTTCAGTAGTGGGACCGGCACATTTACGATCCCGGAAACCGCATTAAACAACACGGGTACGACCACCCTGACCATTACCGAAGTGATTTCCCCAGAAGGATGTAGTTCAGGCCCGATCACTGCCACTCAGGATTTCGAAGTGCTTCCTCTACCGGACGCTTCTGGTACTGCGGTAAGTGTAGATGATATTTGTTTGTCTGAAGATGCTGCTGTAGTAATTTCTGGCGCCACTTCCCTGGCTGACGGAGACTACCTGATCGCTTATCTGGTGACCGGGTCCAATTCCAATGAAGGCCCTGACGCCGTTGACATCGTTGCTGCGGTGACCGTGATAGGTGGAACAGCCAGCTTTACCTTGCCGGCCGCTACCTTACTTCAAAATCCGGGTACGACCGTACTGGAACTACAGGAAATCCTTTTTGAAGATACCGGCTGTACGGCGATCAATCTGACGCCATCTCCGGTCAGCTTTGAGGTACAGGACCCCGCATTACCGACGGTAAGTGATCTGGAATTCTGTATCAACGATGACCCTACGCTTAACGATCTTTTGGGAAGACTCTCCTTTACTGATGGAGTATCGCTATTTGATACATCCTCCGGAGGAACGCCCTTATCGGCATCTTCTCCCATCGTGAGTGGAACGATCTATTATGCGGAAGTCACAGATCCGAATACCGGATGTGTGAGTTCCCAACGTCTGACGCTTGAACTGGACCTTACCGGTTGTGAGAACGTCCTTGTTCCTGATGGCTTCTCTCCCAACGGAGACGGCATCAATGATCAATTTGAAATTGAGAACGTATCGATTATCTATCCCAACTTTACTATTGAGATCTTCAATCGTAATGGAAATGTAGTCTATAAAGGAAATGCCAACAGCCCTGCCTGGGACGGTACTGCAAACCAGAGCAGTCTGGGAAGCAAGACCCTGCCTAGCGGCGTCTATTTCTACGTGATCAATTATAACGACGGGGAAACCGCTCCACGTCAAGGACGAGTATACTTAAACCGATAATCTTTAGGAAAACGACAGAACAATGAAAAATTCAGTGATTAAAACGACCATTTTTACGCTGCTTTTCCTTTGGACAATAAAAGGTTTAGCACAACAAGACCCCATATTCACGCAGTACATGTACAACTTGAGCGTGATCAATCCGGCCTACGCCACCAGTAACGAAGGCGTGATCAATCTGGGTGGTTTATACCGCACCCAGTGGACCGGAATAGAAGGCGCACCACAAACCGCTACCTTCTTTGCACACACCCCCATCAATGACCGCGTAGAGATAGGTATCTCCTTTGTGCACGATGAGATTGGAGATGTGCTCAGTCAGACCGGCGTATTTGCAGATTTCGCTTATAAACTACGGGTGTCTGAGTTTGGAAGACTGGCTCTCGGACTGAAAGCCGGTGCCACCTTCTTCAGTACCGATTTCAACGGCTTTCAACTGGGATCGGGTGATATCACCACAGATCCGGCCTTTGCGGCTAATGCCAATGAGACCTTTCCCAACGTGGGCATTGGAGCCTTTTATTACGGTGACAACTACTACGTCGGACTATCTGCACCCAACCTGCTGAACAACACGCATCTTGAGGAAGAGAATGGGGTCAGCCGTTTTGGAGAAGAGGCCGTGCATTACTACCTGACCGGTGGTTATGTCTTCGACATCAATGCCGATTTTAAAGTGAAGCCTTCAGCCATGATTCGCGCCGTGGGTGGTGCTCCCCTATCCGTTGACATCAATGCCAATGTTTTGATGTACCAACGGTTTGAAGCCGGGGTGAGTTATCGCATTGGTGATGCCGTTGCCGGTTTGGTCAATTTTGAGGTCAAACCCGGATTACGCATTGGTTATGCCTACGACTATACACTCAGTAATCTGGGAGACTACAGCAGTGGATCCCACGAGATCATGGTCCTTTTTGATCTTGATTTCTTCGGCTTTATGCCCGGTTACCTCAAATCCCCAAGATTCTTCTAAACCCAACGATGATGAAAACCATATATATTCTTTTAGCTTGTGTCTTGGTGCAAACGCTCGGGGCACAGAATAGCCTGAGCAAGGCAGACAAATTATTTGCCTCCAAGGCGTTTTACGAAGCGGCTGCCCTCTATGAAGAGGAGACTGAAAAAAGTCAACAGGTACTACAGAACCTGGCCGACAGTTATTACTACTACAATGAGGGAAAAAAGGCTTATGACACCTATACGCAATTGTTCGATGCCCATGACGACATTGACTCGGAGTACTATTTCCGTTATGCGGAAACGGCCAAACTGGTAGGTGATCTGGACAAGGCCAGTGAATTACTGACCGAGTATACCGGAGCTCCGGTCAATTTGCGGGACCATTACAATGAAGTTCGTAAGAGCGTACCCCATCGTTTTGATACGCAGATGGTCAACCGCATGGCGCCCGAGTCAGATTTTGGTGCTACCTATTTTGATCGTCAGATCGTATTTGCTTCTACGCGCAATATCGAACGCCCGATCTACGGCTGGAACGGTGAGCCCTTCCTGGATCTGTATTACGGAAAAGTGTCGGGAACTACCTTGACCGATGTCGGCTTATTTCCCGGAGAAGTCAATACCGATGCGCATGAGAGCAGCCCTGCCTTTCACCCCAATGGCACCACCATGTACTTTACGCGAAACAGCGATAAAAAAGTGCGTATTGGTCGGGAGAAAGTCGGTGTACTCCAAATCATGAAAGCAGACCTGGTGGCCGGTCAATGGACGAACATTGAGCCAGTTTCTTTTGCCGGTGACAAATTCAATACCGCTCACCCTACGGTAAATCGAGACGGGACACGACTTTATTTCAGTAGTGATATGGAAGGTGGCTTTGGGAGTTACGACATCTATGAAGTTGCGATCAACGCAGACGGTAGCTTTGGAGAAGTGCGCAATCTAGGGGAAGCGGTCAATTCAAAGGAGCGCGAGCAGTTTCCATTTATTTCCGATCGCAATCACCTTTATTTTACCCGCACCGGTCCGATGACATTCGGTGGGATGGATATTTACGCAAGTGAATGGCAAGGTGACGCTTTCGCGAAAGCGTACAATATGGGACCCTCCATCAATACCCCTTATGACGATTTTGCTTTTATCGTGAAGGAAGGATCGGCCTCGGGCTACTTCTCTTCGAACCGAAGCGGTCAGGATAAATTACAGATCTTTACCCGCCGTCCTAATACAGAGGAAGAATACATTGTGGAAGGGGTGGTACAGGATAAGAACAGCGAAGAATTGCTTCCCGGTTCTTTAGTCACCCTTTTTGACAACCGAGGGAACGTCTTACAAGATACCATTGTCAAGGAGGATGCCCGCTATATCTTTAAAACAGAACCTAACCGCAAATACGTCGTTCGTGGTACCCGAAAGCTGTACATCCCTTACGATGTCGCATTTGAGACCGATCAGGAAGGAAATATCAGCCATAATATTTATCTCACCCTGGAATCTTACGCTGACGCGGAAAAGAATATTGAGAAAGACGAATTGACGCAGCTGACCCAGGTGAAATTGGAAAAGATCTATTTTGATTTCGATAAAAGCGCCATCACGGAGAAAGCCGCTAATACTCTGGACGATCTGGTTGCGCTCATGAAGAAATATCCAGAGATGGAGATTGAAGTGGCCTCCCATACCGATGCTCGCGGACCGGCTGATTACAACCTGGCCTTGTCCAAGCGCAGAGCACAATCGACCATGGATTATCTAATCAGCCAGGGCATTGAAGCCTCCCGACTGAAGTCCATAGGTTATGGAGAGATGCAGCCCTTAAACAACTGTACCGAACCCGGAATGTGTACGGAAGAAGAATACGACCTCAACCGACGTTCAGAATTTACCATTCTGAAATAAATACAACCAAGACATCCTAACCCACCAAAAAAACCTTTTGCTTCTGCAAGAGGTTTTATTTTTTTTAGGGGATTCTTATTCTACAAGCCGCTGATGTAGCTTCCGTAAAGGTCTTTAAAGCGAACTCCTCCGCTCAGGCGGTACTTGCTTAGTTTTTTATACTCGACTAAAGCCCAAAGCACAAACTCCTTCATAAAGTGCCGATCCTGTTCCGGAAGTTCGTTCTGATACTTCTGCAGTAGTTCTTCCAGGGGTTTAATGGCATCCAACTCCTTACGGTACTCTTCATCTTTGGCATCATCCAATAATTCAAAACCAGTCTGATCAAAAAACCATTCTACGACCTCGGCATAGGGATCTTGATCTGTTTCTTTTTTCAGCTTTTCGATCTTGGGAAAATACTCCAGGAATAGCGCTTTGATCGACGTTCCCAAGAGCTGTCGGGCCACCGAAGCAGCTCCTTCCAGTTCTCCCTCGTATACCAATTCTACTTTCCCGGTGATCGCAGGAATGATTCCCAGAAAATCACCTACCCGAACGGTGGTCTCCTCCTGACCGCTGAGGAGCATACGACGTTCTGCTGTACTCAATAGATTTTCAAATGCGGTAATACTGAGTCGGGCGCTCACTCCACTCTTCTCATCAATAAAATCACTTTCCCGGGCAACAAAACTCAACTGTTCCAATAAATCTTTGGCCATATCCGGCACATGGATCTGTTGGGCTTGCCTCTGGTCGAGCCTGGCTTCCTGCTCGGTGATCGTCCGCGCCACTTCGATCGATTCGGGATAATGCGTTAATATTTGAGATCCGATACGGTCTTTCAACGGCGTTACTATACTTCCACGATTGGTGTAATCTTCCGGATTTGCGGTGAAGACAAACTGAATGTCCAGGGGGAGTCGGAGTTTAAAGCCTCTGATCTGCATGTCCCCTTCCTGCAAGATATTGAATAGAGCCACCTGAATGCGTGCCTGCAGGTCAGGTAACTCGTTGATCACAAAAATGCTGCGATTGGCGCGCGGGATCATCCCAAAGTGGATCACCCGATCGTCGGCATAGCTCAGTTTTAAATTGGCTGCTTTGATAGGATCTACATCCCCAACCAGATCGGCCACGGTCACGTCAGGGGTCGCCAGTTTTTCGGCAAAGCGTTCCTCCCGGTACAACCAGCTAATGGGAGTGTCATCTCCTTTCTGCGCGATCAGTTCTTTGGCATAGCGCGAAATGGGCTGAAAAGGGTCGTCAACAATCTCTGAACCACTCACATAAGGGATATACTCGTCCAAAAGATTGACCATTTGACGGGCCAGACGGGTTTTGGCCTGCCCGCGTAATCCAAGTAGGTTAATGTTGTGTCGCGAGAGTATGGCTCGTTCCAGTTCAGGAATTACGGTATGTTCGTACCCATGTATCCCGGAGAAGGTGTCTTCGCCTTGCCGTAATTTTGCAATCAGATTATCGCGCAATTCTTCCTTGATCGATCTGCTTTGATAGCCTGCTTTTTTTAATTCACCAAAGGTGTTTATTTTCTTATAGTCCATTGTATTCTTTTCTTTTTTTACGGGCTCATTAGCCTCTTTATCGTATTCTTTTTTTCGGTTGGTTTCGTAATCCTGGAAGATCATTTCGCCCAATCCCTGCAAGCCGGTGTAAAAGGCTTTACCTTGATTGGCCTCCGTAAATTCATCCACAAATTGCTGTAGGTAGGGATCGTTGGCGATCATAAAGGTGGTAATGGGAATTCTTAATTTACGGGCCTGCTGCGCCATAGCGTAGCAGCGATTCACGATGTGCGGGTCCAGACCATTGGGATTCTTATAATAGCGTCCGTCCTTTAAACGCAGACAGCTGGGTTTCCCATCCGTGATCATAAAGATCTGTTTGTTGGTATTCCGCTTGCGGCGAAGGAGATCCATGGCCAATTCGAGACCGGCCACCGTATTGGTGTGAAATGGCCCTACCTGCAGATAGGGTAAATCTTTAATCTTGATGGGCCAGGCATCGTTACCAAAGACCAGGATATCCAAAGTGTCTTTAGGATAGCGGGTTGTGATCAGTTCTGCCAGCGCCATGGCCACTTTCTTAGCCGGTGTGATCCGGTCTTCTCCGTAGAGGATCATACTGTGGCTGATATCGATCATCAGCACCGTACTCATTTGTGCCTTAAAAGAAGTTTCCTCCACCACGAGATCGCTTTCGCGTAAGCTAAACTCGTCGATACCCTGATTGATCTGTGCATTCCGTAAACTCTCTGTCATGGAGATCCGATCTAGGGCATCGCCATACTGATAGTCCCGATACTCTCCCGTATGTTCATCACCACGCCCCACGTGTTTGGTGCGGTGGTTTCCCGACAGGCCTTTGCGAAGCTTCCCAAAGATCTGATCCAGCGCCCGCTGGCGAATGGCTTGTTCGGTCTTTTCAGTAATGGCTGCTCCTCCACTCCCATCGGGTCTGATCTCTTCACGGATATAGCCTCGATCTTTGAGTTCCTGAACAAAATCATCCAGGCTATAGTCATCCGTGGTCAATTGGTACTCCTGATCCAGTTGCTTCAACCAATCCATGGCTTCATCAAAATCTCCGGAAGTATGGGTGATCAATTCCTGAAAGACGTCAAACAACTTATCGAAAGGTGTTTGCTCAGGAGTGGTATAGGGTTCAAAGACAAAACCTTGTCGTAAATCCTTCTTTTTCATAGCATTCTAAATTATAAAAAAGCCACAAAAGCCCCATCCGGCTGGCGTTAAAGTATTGCCAAGAATTCCTAGGCAATCCCTCAAGACTTTTTGTAGCCCTTAGGAATGAATTATTTTTACAGAAAAGACCTTTGCCTTGAAATTCAAACTGGAATCTGATTTTAAACCGACCGGAGATCAACCTCAGGCTATCGAGCAACTCGTTAAAGGATTGAACGCTGAGGAGCGCTATCAGACCCTACTGGGAGTTACCGGAAGTGGAAAGACCTTCACCATCGCCAATGTGGTGCAGCAAGTACAGAAACCCACCCTGGTACTGGCCCATAATAAGACCTTGGCCGCCCAGTTATACAGTGAGTTCAAGGCCTTCTTTCCCAACAATGCCATTGAGTACTTCGTGTCGTATTACGATTACTACCAGCCGGAAGCCTACATCCCAACTTCAGGAACCTATATTGAAAAGGACCTTTCGATCAATGAAGAGATTGAGAAACTGCGCCTAAGCACTACCTCTTCTCTGCTTTCAGGACGCCGTGACGTGATCGTTGTCGCTTCCGTTTCCTGTTTATATGGGATTGGGAATCCGGTGGAGTTTCAAAAGAATGTGATCTCCATTAAGAGAGATCAAATAATTTCCAGGACCATGTTGCTCAAGCGATTGGTGCAGGGACTGTATTCGCGTACGGAAGGGGAGTTCAATCGGGGCAACTTCCGGATCAAAGGCGATACGGTGGATATTTTTCCCGGTTATGCCGACGATGCCTTTCGAGTACACTTTTTTGGAGACGAAATTGAAGATATTGAGCAGTTTGACGTCAAGACCAATGAAGTGCTGGAGAAGTACGACCGGCTCAATATTTACCCGGCCAATATGTTCGTGACTAGTCCGGATCGTTTACAGAACGCCATCGACCAAATCAGTATTGATCTGGGCAAGCAAGTCGACTATTTTAAAGACATTGCCAAACATTTGGAAGCCAAGCGGCTGGAGGAGCGAACGAATTTTGATCTGGAGATGATTCGCGAACTCGGATATTGCTCGGGTATCGAGAATTACTCCCGCTACCTGGACGGTCGTGATCCCGGGACCCGCCCGTTCTGCTTGCTCGACTATTTCCCCGACGATTACCTGATGGTAGTAGACGAAAGTCACGTGACCGTTTCACAGGTCAGCGCCATGTATGGAGGCGATCGCAGTCGGAAGGAGAATCTGGTTGAATACGGTTTCCGACTTCCGGCAGCTATGGACAATCGGCCGTTGAAGTTTGAAGAATTTGAACAACTCCAAAATCAGGTCATCTATGTGAGTGCTACTCCCGC includes:
- a CDS encoding type IX secretion system membrane protein PorP/SprF, whose protein sequence is MKNSVIKTTIFTLLFLWTIKGLAQQDPIFTQYMYNLSVINPAYATSNEGVINLGGLYRTQWTGIEGAPQTATFFAHTPINDRVEIGISFVHDEIGDVLSQTGVFADFAYKLRVSEFGRLALGLKAGATFFSTDFNGFQLGSGDITTDPAFAANANETFPNVGIGAFYYGDNYYVGLSAPNLLNNTHLEEENGVSRFGEEAVHYYLTGGYVFDINADFKVKPSAMIRAVGGAPLSVDINANVLMYQRFEAGVSYRIGDAVAGLVNFEVKPGLRIGYAYDYTLSNLGDYSSGSHEIMVLFDLDFFGFMPGYLKSPRFF
- a CDS encoding gliding motility-associated C-terminal domain-containing protein, whose amino-acid sequence is MRWLTFPKPGKQFILFTLFSILCYGSSFAQCAGTDGADTVCDKTDPSNQTYDLNLQLGGTPDPGGTWSDDDNSGGLDPATGILNLWQISRGGIYTYTYTVAGGGACTDNDAVVTLTLGSFAGQDNNSAVACDDDSSINLFSFVGSGPSPTLDGTWTSPDAGTALSGSNFNAAAAGQGIYNFTYTTPAIGSCPSDMSTVRVEVFRAPDAGTPEPPLVFCETDDLTAFTNYNLRNELTDEDGGGRWTENSGTSEISGPTDSNINIENIRDTFGPGIYTFTYTVDPTNPICAQAQSTVTIEIEEVIDFTGATLDITDPTNDPEALCVSDLPYTVIAQITEGTTNPIPDGTYDVEYQTSPAPNAGSETVSVTFSGGVGSFPLNSTFLTDAGTVTIEVISVTDPGTSLNCQRPVSGLTDELIINPNPDPSDTQIVVTEPICEGDPATVALSDAGNTPGIQLSDGTYTIDYTLTGPSGTNTISESITVSGGASTFTIASTDLPEDGAYTITITQFTGVGGCTATSNISDDFTVSPLPDASAVTVTIDNVCVGDPVEVVITDPGSPAALTDGTYDFEYDLSGAINQSGQVATNVVITGGTGSFFLPNGILTDGNSTLTLTNITNATTTCDAINLSSPMASFVITRNPDFTNSVITVEDVCQNEDATVTVEDTEVNIPDATYSVVYDLSGANAVTNIAVTVTFANGDATFSILASQLTAAGTTTLTLTDAKNASAGCDDIGLPRSVSFEVLERPVIDNATVTVAQPICEGESAAVNIVGGNVADGDYELTYDLTGANTATAETITVTFTGGNTSFTINSALISGVGTTTLTITNIVDQNFPNACDNTVTGVTTSFEVSPNPDTSNASLTLADPICEGDEGLVTVTDTSGLLADGDYTITYDLSGANTATANTANLTLASGTGSFVIAAADLTNVGTTTVTFTTIVTQATGCSSPSSLSGSFEIQPIPDLSGASVSIADICLEDNATAVLTAPALADGTYDLLFSLSGNNTATDVSVSATAASGTLSFTIDSSLLTLVGTTNLNLTQVANQGTGCLVSGLTLSDSFEVFPLPEIDSANLSASDECLGADVLINLTGTGLDAGDYTLTYTLSGANSSGPTLESITVSGGTASFTVAAAMLPNSGTTTLTIGSTTNTTTGCSTVNNASIEFEVFPLPVISSANVRVEDSCLNTAALVEIVGTGFSDGTYTFSYDLSGANTGSFTSTDGTFSSGTGTFTIPETALNNTGTTTLTITEVISPEGCSSGPITATQDFEVLPLPDASGTAVSVDDICLSEDAAVVISGATSLADGDYLIAYLVTGSNSNEGPDAVDIVAAVTVIGGTASFTLPAATLLQNPGTTVLELQEILFEDTGCTAINLTPSPVSFEVQDPALPTVSDLEFCINDDPTLNDLLGRLSFTDGVSLFDTSSGGTPLSASSPIVSGTIYYAEVTDPNTGCVSSQRLTLELDLTGCENVLVPDGFSPNGDGINDQFEIENVSIIYPNFTIEIFNRNGNVVYKGNANSPAWDGTANQSSLGSKTLPSGVYFYVINYNDGETAPRQGRVYLNR